In a single window of the Paenibacillus sp. MMS20-IR301 genome:
- the phnE gene encoding phosphonate ABC transporter, permease protein PhnE codes for MSSIDKQLGASPRNLRYVLTVSIIVFLLFIWSLAAVNLEDMNRSGFKIAGNILSGIVHPDLNLLFSVSKQSVLYLLVQTMAIAFLGTLVGAVLSVPLAFLAASNVVPKWLAWLTRLVLIIIRTIPALVYGLMFIRVSGPGPFAGVMTVGITSIGMLAKLYVDAIEELDTKVLESMTSIGCSTFEKIRYGILPQLLSVFLSVTIHRFDMNMREASILGLVGAGGIGAPLIFAMNGYKWNQVGSILIGLVILILLIEWISNKIRGRLVKG; via the coding sequence ATGTCCAGCATCGATAAGCAGCTTGGGGCCTCGCCCCGTAATCTCCGCTATGTGCTAACCGTAAGTATTATTGTATTTCTGTTGTTCATTTGGTCACTGGCAGCCGTCAACCTTGAGGATATGAACCGCAGCGGGTTCAAAATTGCCGGAAATATCCTCAGCGGAATTGTTCATCCCGATCTGAATCTCCTGTTCAGCGTATCAAAGCAGAGTGTTCTCTATTTGCTGGTTCAGACTATGGCCATCGCATTTCTCGGAACCCTCGTCGGGGCAGTGCTCTCAGTTCCGCTTGCCTTCCTGGCAGCATCGAATGTCGTGCCGAAATGGCTGGCGTGGCTGACCCGGCTGGTGCTTATTATTATCCGGACTATTCCTGCCCTGGTCTACGGGCTGATGTTCATCCGCGTATCCGGTCCCGGTCCGTTTGCCGGTGTAATGACGGTAGGGATTACATCAATCGGCATGCTGGCTAAGCTCTATGTTGATGCAATTGAAGAGCTGGATACGAAGGTGCTTGAATCGATGACCTCAATCGGCTGTTCTACCTTTGAGAAGATCCGTTACGGCATTCTTCCGCAGCTGCTGTCCGTCTTCCTGTCCGTGACGATCCACCGCTTCGATATGAATATGCGTGAGGCCTCGATTCTCGGTCTGGTGGGTGCCGGGGGGATTGGCGCACCGCTTATCTTTGCGATGAACGGGTACAAGTGGAATCAGGTCGGCTCAATCCTGATCGGCCTTGTCATTCTAATCCTGCTGATTGAATGGATCTCGAATAAGATCCGCGGCAGACTGGTTAAGGGCTGA
- a CDS encoding AraC family transcriptional regulator, with the protein MNVLQTIRSRKYLQRILLSFMLVVATLAVASLFLNASARSRVLSLQNEADRKLLTQINYNVENMNGIVKDLAISLYNDEELLALKSGADYKQSILKIERLNHTVASSPYLHAAVFYNGAQQRFFSSLNHDINNSTLYGALESYMASRADLPKLQLIPLDLDGKNEGIDVFAFFLYDGEALGSINDNVLILTVKPDWMLDNVKALNMVAERQNDVLFITDSDGEVLISTDGLLPAGLNIKQDLLPRLTPSDKPVDSFIYNHEDRKYKVTYLSKALNNWQIVSLQDYDVVLGSVRQMKWTEVAVTLSVVLLAVMLSVFFSLRLYKPVGQLLTLVPQNERGAPQGRDELSLIAANVTEMIGKLKGLEQERASQSNIAKVYQLRSLVGASGNIDENTFLQIREQYGLDIAYPGPLRLALVQIDDLQGLAAGQGAAMEPLLYFAIANIGQELLSQDGSCEAVDMKSGHLVFIFGSGAVTADGPPGARKLEQLNDRFKELQQTVLAYYRITFTVTLSEVFTDYRSLTRHYNLAVRHSNYRMIYGKGAVLKPEQLRENEQNETLRIPQELERQLTEGLKGGDLEETEQAIRSWRELLGGFSYENMFSAVLHLAVTLSNTLGEMNSHNVNPVSVNLQAINRRILEKETLDEIEAVLLEVVSEVAEQRRSGREDKSRLLAETVKEIIGRHYADPDLNVQRIADMLKMSSVYLGQVFKSQEGITVVDQINAARLAYARDYLEQKDLTVTEIMEKVGFGNESYFYRLFKRRYGTTPKEYRLKSAIDRSK; encoded by the coding sequence ATGAATGTACTCCAGACGATCCGTTCACGCAAATATCTGCAGCGGATCTTACTCAGCTTTATGCTGGTGGTTGCCACACTCGCTGTGGCCTCGCTGTTTCTGAATGCCAGTGCCCGCAGCCGGGTGCTCAGCCTGCAGAATGAAGCTGACCGGAAGCTGCTGACCCAGATCAATTATAACGTTGAGAATATGAACGGCATCGTGAAGGATCTGGCTATATCGCTGTACAACGATGAAGAGCTGCTTGCGCTGAAGTCAGGTGCAGATTACAAGCAGAGTATTCTAAAGATAGAACGTCTGAATCACACCGTCGCCTCATCGCCGTATCTGCACGCCGCAGTCTTTTATAACGGCGCCCAGCAGCGGTTCTTTTCCTCACTTAACCATGACATCAATAACAGCACCTTGTATGGGGCTTTGGAGAGCTATATGGCTTCCCGCGCGGATCTGCCGAAGCTGCAGCTGATTCCCCTGGATCTGGACGGCAAAAACGAGGGGATCGATGTGTTCGCCTTCTTTCTGTATGACGGGGAGGCGCTGGGCTCCATCAATGACAATGTGCTGATTCTGACGGTGAAGCCGGACTGGATGCTTGACAATGTGAAAGCGCTTAATATGGTGGCCGAGCGGCAAAATGATGTGCTGTTCATTACCGACAGTGATGGCGAGGTGCTGATCTCGACGGACGGCCTGCTGCCCGCAGGACTTAACATTAAGCAGGACCTGCTGCCGCGGCTCACGCCGTCGGATAAGCCGGTGGATTCTTTTATCTATAATCATGAAGACCGCAAATACAAGGTCACTTATTTAAGCAAGGCGCTGAATAACTGGCAGATTGTCAGCCTGCAGGATTATGATGTGGTGCTGGGCAGCGTGCGGCAGATGAAATGGACGGAGGTGGCGGTCACGCTGTCGGTCGTTCTGCTTGCGGTCATGCTGTCCGTGTTCTTCTCGCTGCGGCTGTATAAGCCGGTGGGCCAGCTGCTGACGCTGGTGCCGCAGAATGAACGCGGCGCCCCGCAGGGCCGGGATGAGCTGTCGCTGATTGCGGCCAATGTGACGGAGATGATCGGCAAGCTGAAGGGGCTGGAGCAGGAACGGGCCTCGCAGTCGAATATCGCCAAGGTGTACCAGCTGCGCAGCCTGGTCGGAGCAAGCGGGAATATAGACGAGAATACGTTCCTGCAGATCAGGGAGCAATATGGCCTTGATATTGCTTATCCGGGGCCGCTGCGGCTGGCCCTGGTGCAGATTGACGATCTTCAGGGGCTGGCTGCCGGCCAGGGTGCGGCGATGGAGCCCCTGCTGTACTTCGCCATTGCCAATATCGGCCAGGAGCTGCTCAGCCAGGACGGATCATGCGAAGCTGTAGATATGAAAAGCGGGCATCTGGTCTTCATATTCGGCAGCGGGGCAGTTACGGCAGACGGCCCCCCGGGAGCACGGAAGCTGGAGCAGCTGAATGACCGCTTTAAGGAGCTCCAGCAGACCGTACTGGCTTATTACCGAATTACCTTCACCGTTACACTCAGTGAGGTATTCACAGACTACCGCAGCCTGACCCGGCATTATAATCTGGCGGTCCGCCACTCGAATTACCGGATGATTTACGGCAAGGGGGCGGTGCTTAAGCCGGAGCAGCTGCGGGAGAATGAACAGAATGAGACACTGCGCATCCCGCAGGAGCTGGAGCGCCAGCTGACCGAGGGGCTGAAGGGCGGCGATCTGGAGGAGACGGAGCAGGCGATCCGCAGCTGGAGGGAGCTGCTCGGCGGCTTCAGCTACGAGAATATGTTCTCGGCGGTATTGCATCTGGCGGTTACGCTGAGCAATACGCTGGGGGAGATGAACAGCCATAACGTCAATCCGGTATCCGTCAACCTGCAGGCCATCAACCGGCGGATTCTGGAGAAGGAGACGCTTGATGAGATCGAAGCCGTGCTGCTGGAGGTTGTGAGCGAGGTGGCAGAGCAGCGGCGGAGCGGCCGCGAGGACAAGAGCCGCCTGCTGGCGGAGACCGTGAAGGAGATTATCGGCCGGCACTATGCTGACCCGGACCTCAATGTGCAGCGGATTGCCGACATGCTGAAGATGAGCTCCGTTTATCTGGGCCAGGTATTTAAGTCGCAGGAGGGCATAACGGTGGTTGACCAGATCAATGCGGCGCGCCTCGCCTATGCCAGGGACTACCTGGAGCAGAAGGATTTAACCGTAACAGAGATTATGGAGAAGGTAGGCTTCGGCAACGAAAGCTATTTTTACCGGCTGTTCAAACGCCGCTACGGCACGACACCGAAGGAATACCGCCTGAAATCAGCCATTGACCGCAGTAAATAA
- a CDS encoding GDSL-type esterase/lipase family protein, which yields MLPLFTTKIMENHNSEQPHALFLGDSITADGQYIRLAGEWLKKHRPQSGVRLTARGVPSETASGLSEAAHPFPRPCIHERLTRELAEASPDVVVACYGMNDGIYHPFVADRFAAYQDGMRRLSAQIHEAGAKVVLLTPPPFDALSMNGPLLPAEADDFSYLAPYRDYNRVLEHYADWLLSGGCPADQVIDLRTPLLDHIRQERSINTAYRYGDGIHPDVSGHRVIAHTLLQELFGTEPELWPDVRQE from the coding sequence ATGCTGCCTTTATTCACGACTAAGATAATGGAGAACCACAATTCCGAGCAGCCGCATGCCCTGTTTCTTGGAGACAGCATTACGGCTGACGGTCAATATATCCGGCTGGCCGGAGAATGGCTGAAGAAGCACCGGCCGCAATCAGGAGTCCGGCTGACGGCACGGGGAGTGCCGAGCGAGACGGCCTCGGGACTCAGCGAGGCGGCACATCCGTTCCCGCGTCCCTGTATCCATGAACGGCTCACAAGGGAGCTTGCCGAAGCCTCCCCGGATGTAGTCGTAGCCTGCTACGGGATGAATGACGGGATCTACCATCCGTTCGTAGCTGACAGGTTTGCCGCCTATCAGGACGGAATGCGGCGGCTGAGCGCACAGATCCATGAAGCCGGGGCGAAGGTGGTCCTGCTGACCCCGCCGCCGTTCGATGCCCTGTCTATGAACGGCCCGCTGCTGCCGGCGGAGGCGGATGATTTCAGTTATCTTGCGCCCTATAGGGATTACAACCGGGTGCTGGAGCATTATGCGGACTGGCTGTTGTCCGGGGGCTGCCCGGCTGATCAGGTCATCGATCTGCGCACACCGCTGCTTGATCATATCAGGCAGGAACGGTCGATTAACACTGCTTACCGTTACGGTGACGGGATTCATCCGGATGTCTCCGGCCACCGGGTTATAGCGCATACTCTTTTACAAGAGCTCTTTGGTACAGAGCCGGAACTATGGCCGGATGTACGCCAGGAATAA
- the phnE gene encoding phosphonate ABC transporter, permease protein PhnE, with protein MYDKIFPPKKIVLPGGKTVLEKRSRLPLVLLLIAAAVIVSVEFTEFDIRVLFTRVGQFFVIIGNMIPPDWSYWKHLQKALIDTLQMSLIGSMIGALLALPTAVLASTNIVRSRIVVTLFKVILSLLRTLPTLVSALIATFVFGLGPTAGVVAILLFTLSYVGKLMYEQIENVDMGAFEAMESIGMSRLQAFRYAVMPQVLPGFLSYSLYCFEGNVRYAAILGYVGAGGVGLLIKEDLGWRDYPNLGMTILSLVVIVYLIETVSEHFRKKLI; from the coding sequence ATGTATGATAAAATTTTCCCGCCCAAAAAAATAGTGCTGCCCGGCGGCAAAACGGTCCTGGAAAAACGCTCGCGTCTGCCGCTCGTTCTGCTGCTGATTGCTGCTGCGGTGATCGTATCGGTGGAGTTCACTGAATTTGATATCCGGGTGCTGTTCACCCGGGTGGGCCAGTTCTTCGTAATTATCGGGAATATGATTCCCCCTGACTGGAGTTATTGGAAGCATCTGCAAAAGGCGCTGATCGATACCCTGCAGATGTCGCTCATCGGTTCGATGATCGGTGCGCTGCTTGCTCTGCCGACAGCTGTTCTAGCCTCTACGAATATAGTACGGAGCCGGATAGTCGTGACCTTATTCAAAGTCATTCTCAGCCTGCTGCGAACACTCCCAACGCTGGTATCGGCACTGATTGCCACCTTCGTCTTCGGACTGGGCCCGACCGCCGGCGTGGTTGCCATATTGCTGTTCACCCTGTCCTATGTCGGCAAGCTGATGTATGAGCAGATCGAGAATGTGGATATGGGCGCTTTTGAAGCGATGGAATCCATCGGCATGTCCCGGCTGCAGGCGTTCCGTTATGCGGTTATGCCTCAGGTGCTGCCGGGGTTCTTGTCCTACTCGCTGTACTGCTTCGAAGGCAATGTCCGCTACGCGGCGATTCTCGGTTACGTCGGGGCCGGGGGTGTAGGTCTGCTAATCAAGGAGGACCTCGGCTGGCGCGATTATCCGAACCTGGGGATGACGATCCTGTCGCTGGTGGTCATCGTATATCTGATTGAAACTGTAAGCGAGCATTTCCGCAAAAAACTAATCTAG
- a CDS encoding bifunctional UDP-sugar hydrolase/5'-nucleotidase — translation MTSTPSVVMTLLQTSDIHGHLYPTDYRAAGDQPLGLAKLATLIAKERSLDPELLLLDNGDLLQGTPLMYHYAKLSSRQGRHPAGLALKLLGYDAAVLGNHEFNYGPELLNQAITDSDCPWLAANIVNEDSQLPAFGPPYRVFTHPEGIRIAVLGLTTHYIPNWESPAHIAGLEFKDALESAQSWIARIREQEQPDALVVCYHGGFERDPLTGEPTEPLTGENQGYAMCRELSGIDVLLTGHQHRLLSGEVNGVAIAQPGSAGQAMAKVQLEFVPQPGGSWKLHRKSTHLLMASDAAADEDFLSQFTEEERATQAWLDQPIGSSEGDLSIPDPFTARLADHPFTEFVNRVQLAVTGAEISCAAIFTNEARGFGEQITMRDVVSNYIYPNTLKVLRLSGRQIREALEQNARYFAREESGGGLRVSPDYLAPKPQHYNYDMWEGMDYTLDISQPVGQRVVRLERGGLPLTADSSFEVVMNSYRAGGGGNFDMLKGATVVREIPTDMTELLADYIREHGVIRSVCNHNWQVIY, via the coding sequence ATGACATCCACACCATCCGTCGTCATGACCCTTCTCCAGACCAGTGACATTCACGGCCACCTGTACCCTACAGATTACCGCGCAGCGGGTGACCAGCCGCTCGGGCTGGCGAAGCTGGCTACCCTGATCGCTAAGGAGCGAAGCCTCGATCCGGAACTCCTGCTGCTCGATAACGGTGACCTGCTTCAGGGCACACCGCTGATGTACCATTACGCCAAGCTCAGCAGCCGCCAGGGCAGGCACCCGGCAGGGCTGGCGCTAAAGCTGCTTGGCTATGATGCCGCCGTTCTTGGCAATCATGAATTCAATTACGGGCCTGAGCTGCTGAATCAGGCCATCACAGATTCAGACTGCCCGTGGCTGGCCGCTAATATTGTTAATGAAGACAGCCAGCTTCCGGCTTTCGGGCCGCCCTACCGCGTGTTCACGCACCCGGAGGGCATCCGGATTGCCGTGCTTGGCCTTACGACACACTATATCCCGAATTGGGAGAGTCCGGCACATATAGCCGGGCTTGAATTCAAGGATGCGCTCGAGAGCGCGCAAAGCTGGATTGCCCGCATCCGTGAGCAAGAGCAGCCCGATGCGCTTGTCGTCTGCTACCACGGCGGCTTCGAACGCGATCCGCTCACCGGGGAACCGACCGAACCGCTCACCGGAGAGAACCAGGGTTATGCCATGTGCCGGGAGCTGAGCGGCATCGATGTGCTGCTCACCGGGCATCAGCACCGGCTGCTGAGCGGTGAGGTGAACGGTGTCGCCATTGCCCAGCCGGGCAGCGCCGGCCAGGCGATGGCTAAGGTACAGCTGGAATTTGTGCCCCAGCCGGGCGGCAGCTGGAAACTCCACCGCAAGAGCACCCATCTGCTCATGGCAAGTGATGCAGCAGCAGACGAAGATTTCCTCTCCCAATTCACTGAGGAAGAGCGCGCGACCCAGGCATGGCTGGATCAGCCCATCGGCAGCTCAGAGGGAGACCTGTCGATTCCGGATCCCTTCACTGCCCGGCTCGCCGACCACCCCTTCACCGAATTCGTTAACCGCGTCCAGCTCGCGGTGACCGGCGCTGAAATTTCCTGCGCAGCGATCTTCACCAATGAAGCGCGGGGCTTCGGGGAGCAGATTACGATGCGCGATGTCGTCTCGAACTACATCTATCCCAACACCCTTAAGGTGCTCCGGCTGAGTGGCCGGCAGATCCGCGAAGCGCTGGAGCAGAACGCCCGCTACTTCGCGCGGGAGGAATCCGGCGGAGGTCTGCGGGTGTCCCCGGATTATCTGGCTCCGAAACCGCAGCATTATAATTACGATATGTGGGAAGGAATGGACTACACGCTTGATATTTCACAGCCGGTAGGCCAGCGGGTGGTGCGGCTTGAGCGCGGCGGCCTCCCCCTCACCGCAGACAGCAGCTTCGAGGTGGTTATGAACAGCTACCGCGCAGGCGGCGGAGGCAACTTCGACATGCTGAAGGGTGCCACCGTAGTCCGTGAAATTCCGACGGACATGACTGAGCTTCTCGCGGATTATATCCGTGAGCATGGCGTCATCCGCTCTGTGTGTAACCATAACTGGCAGGTCATTTACTGA
- a CDS encoding AraC family transcriptional regulator produces the protein MLCLEFTIPPLPKFVTVGLAVWSPGDRHFARTFGVYDLLLVKRGTLYMAEEGKEYAIGPGRLLVLEAGLPHEGYRVCEADTEIYWVHFIHEGKPAYIRQEEIPWSALLAKGTVEDEEPSAQQRLYMPKFAEVDVESLEPILHEMNEIHSRLNAENALRLHVLLAELMAALQAECARTALPEPAVRLARAAAAYLDGHWREPFQLTGLQEELHFQADYITRCMKQHIGTTPLQYVLQRRLEEAKKLLGGTVLSVSDIAERIGIRDANYLTRLFSARFGMTPVAYRRRLRQRDEAASAGDNKQ, from the coding sequence GTGCTCTGTCTGGAATTTACGATCCCGCCGCTGCCGAAATTCGTCACGGTAGGGCTGGCCGTCTGGTCGCCGGGCGACCGGCATTTCGCCCGGACCTTCGGGGTATACGATCTGCTGCTGGTCAAGCGGGGAACGCTGTATATGGCTGAAGAGGGGAAGGAATACGCGATCGGTCCGGGCAGGCTGCTGGTGCTGGAGGCCGGGCTGCCGCACGAGGGTTACCGGGTCTGTGAAGCGGATACGGAGATTTACTGGGTGCACTTCATTCATGAGGGGAAGCCGGCCTATATCCGGCAGGAGGAGATTCCCTGGTCCGCACTGCTGGCCAAAGGAACGGTCGAGGATGAAGAGCCCTCTGCGCAGCAGCGGCTGTACATGCCGAAGTTTGCCGAAGTGGATGTAGAGTCGCTGGAGCCGATTTTGCATGAAATGAACGAAATTCACAGCCGGCTGAACGCCGAAAATGCCCTGCGGCTCCACGTTCTTCTGGCCGAGCTGATGGCGGCGCTTCAGGCCGAATGCGCCCGCACGGCACTGCCGGAGCCGGCGGTCCGGCTGGCCCGCGCAGCGGCGGCGTATCTGGACGGGCACTGGCGGGAGCCGTTTCAATTGACGGGGCTGCAGGAGGAGCTGCACTTCCAGGCGGATTATATTACGAGGTGCATGAAGCAGCATATCGGCACGACGCCGCTGCAGTATGTGCTCCAGCGGCGGCTGGAGGAAGCGAAGAAGCTGCTCGGCGGCACGGTGCTCAGCGTCTCCGATATTGCCGAACGGATCGGCATCCGGGATGCCAACTACCTGACCCGGCTGTTCAGCGCCAGATTCGGCATGACCCCGGTAGCTTACCGGAGGCGGCTGCGCCAGCGGGATGAAGCCGCCTCCGCAGGAGACAACAAGCAATAA
- a CDS encoding beta-galactosidase trimerization domain-containing protein, with protein sequence MRFRQVHLDFHTSEAIPGIGQDFSKAQFQSMLRAGHVDSVTVFSKCHHGWAYHPSEANEIHPQLDFDLLGEMIEAAHEIGVKTPVYLSAGLDEKLARRHPEWLIRDAEDRTRWVKDFMTPGYHEFCLGTPYLDILLAQIHEVVSRYDADGIFLDIVGARKCRCQYCVAALRADGKDPRDEAAVVALGEQTYLNYARRVRKTIDAVKPGLPVYHNNGHQQRGRRDLVHVNTHLELESLPTGGWGYDHFPLSARYAQPLGLEFLGMTGKFHTSWGEFGGYKHPNALRYEAALSLAHGAKCSIGDQLHPSGLMDEATYALIGAAYAEVEAKEPWCSGVASVADIAVLSLEAAREACPGGQALKGARNLADAGAVRILTEGHYLYDIVDVDSDWSAYKVLVLPDEVPVWPELAAAIAAFTARGGKVLATGRSGLNPAGDAFALDLGVSWLGTNTYRPSYFRPHFTPGALQPASFVMYGEGQLVELNGGDSLGHLENPYFNRDVFTFCSHQHTPGAREDNGPAMVESGSGIYIAWDVFSEYADGGHLILKEMVLHALSRLLPQPVLSTSLPARGITTLQYQQAERRYVHHLLYAAPALKGRIEVIEDIVPLHDVSVRLRLPSGEAVKRVYLAPAMTELPFAADMDGGISYTVPYIENHQLVVIELA encoded by the coding sequence ATGCGTTTCCGTCAGGTTCATCTCGACTTCCATACCTCTGAGGCCATTCCCGGCATCGGACAAGATTTCAGCAAAGCCCAGTTCCAGTCCATGCTGCGCGCCGGCCATGTCGATTCCGTCACCGTGTTCTCCAAATGCCATCATGGCTGGGCTTATCATCCCAGCGAAGCCAATGAGATTCATCCACAGCTTGACTTCGATCTGCTGGGGGAAATGATCGAAGCCGCCCACGAAATCGGGGTTAAGACTCCGGTGTATTTATCAGCCGGCCTGGATGAGAAGCTGGCCCGCCGCCATCCCGAGTGGCTCATCCGTGACGCGGAGGACCGCACACGCTGGGTGAAGGATTTCATGACGCCGGGCTATCACGAATTCTGCCTGGGCACGCCTTATCTGGACATTCTCCTGGCACAGATTCATGAGGTGGTCAGCCGTTATGATGCGGACGGCATCTTCCTCGATATCGTCGGCGCCCGCAAATGCCGCTGCCAATACTGCGTAGCCGCCCTGCGGGCAGACGGCAAGGACCCGCGCGACGAGGCAGCCGTGGTTGCTCTGGGTGAGCAGACCTATCTGAACTATGCACGCCGCGTCCGCAAGACCATCGACGCCGTGAAGCCCGGCCTGCCGGTCTATCACAACAACGGCCATCAGCAGCGGGGCCGGCGCGACCTCGTCCATGTCAACACCCATCTTGAGCTGGAATCGCTGCCGACCGGGGGCTGGGGCTACGACCATTTCCCGCTGTCTGCCCGTTACGCCCAGCCGCTTGGCCTGGAATTTCTCGGCATGACCGGCAAATTCCATACCTCCTGGGGCGAATTCGGCGGCTACAAGCATCCGAACGCGCTGCGTTATGAAGCTGCGCTCAGCCTCGCCCACGGCGCCAAATGCTCCATCGGCGACCAGCTTCACCCGTCCGGCCTGATGGATGAAGCCACCTACGCCCTGATCGGCGCCGCCTATGCCGAGGTCGAGGCGAAGGAGCCGTGGTGCAGCGGCGTTGCCTCCGTTGCCGACATCGCCGTCCTGTCCCTGGAGGCAGCGCGCGAGGCCTGCCCCGGCGGGCAGGCGCTCAAGGGGGCGCGCAATCTGGCCGATGCCGGGGCGGTGCGCATTCTGACCGAAGGCCACTATCTGTATGACATCGTCGATGTGGATAGTGACTGGTCAGCCTACAAGGTGCTGGTGCTGCCGGATGAGGTGCCGGTCTGGCCTGAGCTGGCGGCAGCCATTGCCGCCTTTACCGCCCGGGGCGGCAAGGTGCTGGCTACCGGCCGGTCCGGCCTGAACCCGGCCGGAGATGCTTTTGCGCTCGACCTGGGGGTGAGCTGGCTGGGAACAAATACGTACCGGCCGTCCTATTTCCGGCCGCACTTCACTCCCGGTGCGCTGCAGCCCGCTTCCTTCGTCATGTACGGTGAGGGACAGCTCGTGGAGTTAAACGGCGGGGACTCCCTGGGCCATCTGGAGAACCCGTATTTCAACCGCGATGTATTTACCTTCTGCTCGCATCAGCATACACCGGGTGCCCGGGAGGACAACGGGCCGGCCATGGTCGAGAGCGGCAGCGGGATCTACATCGCCTGGGATGTATTCAGCGAATATGCCGACGGCGGCCATCTTATCCTCAAGGAGATGGTGCTCCATGCATTGTCCCGGTTGCTGCCGCAGCCCGTGCTCAGCACCAGCCTGCCGGCGCGGGGCATCACGACCCTGCAGTATCAGCAGGCTGAGCGCCGCTACGTGCACCACCTGCTCTATGCGGCTCCGGCACTGAAGGGCCGCATCGAGGTGATCGAGGACATCGTGCCGCTGCACGATGTCTCCGTCCGCCTGCGGCTCCCGTCCGGTGAAGCCGTCAAGCGGGTCTATCTGGCCCCGGCGATGACTGAGCTGCCGTTTGCGGCAGATATGGACGGCGGGATTTCGTACACCGTCCCATATATTGAGAATCACCAGTTGGTCGTGATCGAGCTGGCCTAG
- a CDS encoding AraC family transcriptional regulator: protein MTTKLLARDIGLEPGFTFRIQKCPLTHDYYVHSHDFSELVVILSGSAVHIIEGREYPVTAGQVFLIHSGVSHGYKNVEDIEYVNVMFQPEELLQQPELRLLPGFQALFYIEPFYRQEMYFRGMLSLNAGQLLEATRLLDLILAEHERREDGYRLMVRTYFTALVGMLSRYYQNSSGGEDNKALRIGEAVTYIEEHFLQPVTLQSMADMAYMSTRQFLRVFTRNYKTTPMDYVIRKRLDYSCTLLRDPDLPVSQVAMDSGFHDQNYYARQFRKLYNCTPTEYRERISGSGERG, encoded by the coding sequence ATGACAACCAAATTATTAGCGCGGGACATCGGACTTGAGCCCGGATTTACCTTCCGCATCCAGAAATGTCCGCTGACCCATGATTACTATGTACACAGCCATGACTTCTCTGAGCTTGTCGTCATTCTGTCAGGAAGCGCCGTGCATATTATCGAGGGGAGAGAGTATCCGGTAACGGCCGGCCAGGTTTTTCTGATTCACAGCGGTGTTTCCCATGGCTACAAGAATGTCGAGGATATTGAGTACGTGAACGTGATGTTCCAGCCCGAGGAGCTGCTGCAGCAGCCCGAGCTCAGGCTGCTTCCCGGCTTTCAGGCCTTGTTCTACATCGAGCCCTTTTACCGGCAGGAGATGTATTTCAGGGGCATGCTGTCCCTGAATGCCGGGCAGCTGCTGGAGGCAACAAGGCTGCTCGATCTGATCCTGGCTGAGCATGAGCGCCGGGAGGACGGCTACCGGCTGATGGTCCGCACCTATTTTACCGCCCTCGTGGGCATGCTCTCCCGTTATTATCAGAACAGCAGCGGAGGCGAGGACAACAAGGCGCTGCGGATCGGTGAGGCAGTTACCTATATCGAGGAGCATTTCCTCCAGCCGGTCACCCTGCAGTCTATGGCGGATATGGCTTATATGTCCACCCGCCAGTTCCTGAGGGTCTTCACCCGCAACTACAAAACTACGCCCATGGACTATGTCATCCGCAAGCGGCTGGACTATTCCTGCACGCTGCTGCGGGACCCGGATCTTCCGGTATCCCAGGTGGCCATGGACAGCGGCTTCCATGACCAGAACTATTACGCCCGCCAGTTCCGCAAATTATATAACTGCACGCCAACCGAATACCGTGAACGGATCAGCGGCTCCGGGGAGCGCGGATAG